The following DNA comes from Candidatus Poribacteria bacterium.
GGAAGAAAGTTTTGACCATCTCGTACGTTCGCCCGAACAGTTCTGTGCAATCCAAGAATACATAAGAAAAAATCCAAGTCATCTTCAGAATGATGAGTACTTTTTGTACGAGATCTAAGGTAGTAGACACGCTCCGCGTGCGGTGAATCCATTGTATGCACTGTGATAGAGCGTGCCTACTACTCTAACCTATGAACTATTTTTAGTGGACGGCACGACGGAGCGTGCCTACTACTCTAACCTATGAACTATTTTTAGTGGACGGCACGACGGAGCGTGCCTACTACTCTAACCTATGAACTATTTTTAGTGGACGGCACGACGGAGCGTGCCTACTACTCTAACCTATGAACTATTTTTAGTAGACGGCACGACGGAGCGTGCCTACTACCATTAAGGAGAATATCAATGTCAAACCAAACTTCAACGGATGCACCGGTACCGATGACACCGGAACAGAAGTTTTTCTTCGATCTCCGCGGCTGGATTCTGTTGCCATCAGTATTATCGGAGCCAGAAATTGAAGAGATGAAAGCAGAAGTCTATGACGGTGCCAGACAGAGTTATCAAGGCGCACTTCAGACACTACTTGACCATCCGGCAATTGTAGGTGTTCTAAATGAAATTTTGTCCGAAGATCCGTTTGTACACGATGATTGCTACGGCTTTCGATGCGAAGGGTCATTTACGACTGTGAGACCCCCGGGTTGGAATGTGTCGGAACGTGGTGATAATGGTCTGCCGCACGTTGTACGTCCACCACAGCAGGCGAACGCGATGCGGTATCAGGTCGCCGGTGAAAAGATTTTTGCGGGGCTGACGCGTGTCGTGTGGGAACTCGAAGAGGTGAAGTCAGGACAAGGTGCTACCTCTTTCCTCAGTGGGTCTCATAAGGCACATTTCAACTACGGCGGTCCTGACAAGTATCGTCCGAATATCAGCGAATCACCGTGGGAAACGAACATGCGCGAGATGATGGATGACTACAGTTGCCCACCCGGTTCTGTTGTTATCTTCACGGAAAGCCTTATCCATGCGGCGAATGATTGGACGAATCCATCAAACCCTCGGTGTGCAGTTTTCAATTGCTACAATTCGATCTGGGCACAATGGCATCGGCTTAACCTGAGCCACGAGATTATTGAAACGATGCCACCAAAGCGGCAATCGTTGTTTCGGGGGACGTGGGCAATTGGTGGTGGCCCCGGTGGAAACCGCGAGTATTCGTTAGAAAATAATACGACGTGATAACAAGTTTCGGTTTGGCGCGCTCAAGACACGCGACTACAAACCGTGTCAGCAGCGCGCCTATCACGAAACGCACGTATAAAAAAAGCTGGAGTGTCTGGCTCCAGCAACCCAACATAGACATACCGTAGCGATAGAGGTCACGGTTGGCTGTCCCTATTTTTCCCGGAAGGAAAACACCGTCCATACAGCACGTATTCGGGCAAAGGTATCGTCAGAGAATAAACGCTGTTTGTTGCTAATCTGCGGCTTCACCACAAGTAGATTCTGTGGATGCGGGCTTCTCAGCTGGCGGTTCCGAGTCGGCAAACTTGTATTTGCCAGATTTTCGCATTTCCTCCCCTACTTTTTGGTAGTATGCAAGTAAACGATTAAGATCGTGTCCGCATTTTTCTGAAATTTTCATCCGCATTTCGCGAACTTCCTTAACTACCTCATTCATTTCTGTACTGCGAAGATCAATTTGCTTACCCATTTTATGCGGCACCTCCTAAGTAGTCATGTGGTGTTTTTAATTCTGGAGTTATTAAACCCAATTCCCTGTTTATGAATTTGATTTTTTTTCAGATACCAACACCAGCGCGCTTCGGGCGGGGACGTAAAGTTGGATTGACTGTGCCTGCCCCTCTATCGCAACATCTTGCCATGGATAATGTCTGTCCTCTACCGCACCGTAACCGCCATACACTGGGTCATCGGTGTTGAGGACAAGACGATAATCCTCTTTCTCAGGCACGGGAATACGCCAATCCGTGGCAGATTTACTTGGATGAAAGTTGAAGGCAAAGACGAGTCCACTCCGCGCGTAGACGATCTGTTTCGCCTCCTCGTGAATGCATAAAAACTGAATGTCTGCATCAGCAAGCAGATGGTAGGTTGCATCAAGGTGTTGCATCGCACGATCAAAGGCGTTGAGATGCTGGTACCGGAGTGCTTCATCGTCAACGAGATGCCATTGCCTACGCGCATACCAGTAGGAGTTATTGTTTCCTGCGCGTGGGAAATCGATCCACTCAGGATGTCCAAATTCATTTCCCATAAAGTTAAGGTACCCCTCGCCCCCTAAACTAAACGTCAGCAGACGGATAAGTTTGTGGAGCGCAACACCGCGAGAAACGAGATGACTCGTAGCGAAAACACTCATGTTCGTGTAAAGTTCAGTATCCATGAGTTGCATCGCAAGGGTCTTATCGCCGACAATCGCTTGGTCGTGGCTTTCGACGTAAGCGATGTGTTTCTCACCCACACGACGGTTGCGCAGCATGCCGTAGATCTCGCCGATGTGCCACGCCTCGTCCTGTTTCTCCTTCAACAACCGAATCCAGTAATCCGGGATACCCATTGTAAGCCGGTAATCGAAGCCGAGTCCGCCTTCTTGAATAGGACGCGCGAGACCGGGCATACCGCTCATGTCTTCAGCGATTGAAATAGTGTTGGGATTGACAGCATGGACAACCTCATTCGCCAACATCAGGTAAGCGATAGCATCCAGCTCAACATCGGTGTCAAAGTAATCCGCATAGCTGGTAAACTCCCGTTCTAACCCGTGGTCGCTATAGAGCATGCTCGTGACACCATCAAATCTGAAGCCATCAAACCGATAGGTTTCCAACCAATAGCGGACATTACTCAACAGAAAGCGTTGCACTTCGTATTTACTATAATCGAAACAACGTGAATCCCAAGCGACATGTTCACCTTTCGCACCGGCGTGGAAATACTGATGCCCCGTGCCATCAAAGTTGCTCAACCCTTCATTCAAATTTTTGACAGCATGGCTATGCACGAGATCCATGATAACCAGCAGCCCCATACCGTGTGCCGTATCAATGAGTGCTTTGAGTTCCTCTGGCGTACCGAAACGACTTGAAACAGCGAAAAAGTTGCTGACGTGATACCCAAAACTTGCATAATACGGATGCTCCATCACTGCCATCAGTTGCACAGCGTTATAGCCCAAATCCGCAATTCGGGGTAAGATATTCTGCGTAAACTCAGCGAACGTTCCAACTCTTTCCGCTTCTTGTGCCATGCCGACGTGCGCCTCGTAAATCCGCAATCCCTTGGTGTTGATGTCAAAATCGGGTGCGTGATGCTGCCACTGATACGGATGCGGGGGTGCCCAATACTGTCCGGTGAAATCCGCGTCCCCTTCCTGAACGACGCGCTGCACATAAGCGGGGATCCGGTCGAGTCCACCGAGTTCTGAGACAACATGTACCTTGACAAGGCTTTCGTGTGTGAGACGAGCGGCA
Coding sequences within:
- a CDS encoding phytanoyl-CoA dioxygenase family protein; this translates as MSNQTSTDAPVPMTPEQKFFFDLRGWILLPSVLSEPEIEEMKAEVYDGARQSYQGALQTLLDHPAIVGVLNEILSEDPFVHDDCYGFRCEGSFTTVRPPGWNVSERGDNGLPHVVRPPQQANAMRYQVAGEKIFAGLTRVVWELEEVKSGQGATSFLSGSHKAHFNYGGPDKYRPNISESPWETNMREMMDDYSCPPGSVVIFTESLIHAANDWTNPSNPRCAVFNCYNSIWAQWHRLNLSHEIIETMPPKRQSLFRGTWAIGGGPGGNREYSLENNTT
- a CDS encoding alpha amylase C-terminal domain-containing protein, translated to MGKRLLNGNTADGTALIETDPLLKPYITQLRERFACYRRFKANVEKTGGVLGEISQGHRYFGFNRGKHEGETGVWYREWAPGAETLALIGDFNDWSRDANPMSVDDWGVWHLFLPDRDYAARLTHESLVKVHVVSELGGLDRIPAYVQRVVQEGDADFTGQYWAPPHPYQWQHHAPDFDINTKGLRIYEAHVGMAQEAERVGTFAEFTQNILPRIADLGYNAVQLMAVMEHPYYASFGYHVSNFFAVSSRFGTPEELKALIDTAHGMGLLVIMDLVHSHAVKNLNEGLSNFDGTGHQYFHAGAKGEHVAWDSRCFDYSKYEVQRFLLSNVRYWLETYRFDGFRFDGVTSMLYSDHGLEREFTSYADYFDTDVELDAIAYLMLANEVVHAVNPNTISIAEDMSGMPGLARPIQEGGLGFDYRLTMGIPDYWIRLLKEKQDEAWHIGEIYGMLRNRRVGEKHIAYVESHDQAIVGDKTLAMQLMDTELYTNMSVFATSHLVSRGVALHKLIRLLTFSLGGEGYLNFMGNEFGHPEWIDFPRAGNNNSYWYARRQWHLVDDEALRYQHLNAFDRAMQHLDATYHLLADADIQFLCIHEEAKQIVYARSGLVFAFNFHPSKSATDWRIPVPEKEDYRLVLNTDDPVYGGYGAVEDRHYPWQDVAIEGQAQSIQLYVPARSALVLVSEKKSNS